In Streptococcus dysgalactiae subsp. dysgalactiae, the following are encoded in one genomic region:
- a CDS encoding lipoate--protein ligase family protein, translating to MIDIRDLKHLPVSIYDEGMIEAKDALRPFAWTEVFLREINRHPQQLILHIWPMAKTVILGMLDRQLPYIELAKLALQEKGYLPVVRNIGGLAVVADEGILNFSLIIPDQFSERISIATAYLMMVDLIRATFSDYYQAIDYVEIERSYCPGNYDLSIAGRKFAGIAQRRIKDGIVVSIYLSVCGDQTARGELIKTFYDTGKQGKPTKVHYPNIDPECMANLSELLGTPFTVGDVTERLQLTLRQLGFSLSQQSPSQALMGEYDAIYERMQAEVSRKEA from the coding sequence GTGATAGACATTAGAGATTTAAAGCACTTGCCTGTCTCTATATACGATGAGGGAATGATTGAAGCAAAGGATGCTTTACGACCTTTTGCGTGGACAGAAGTGTTTTTAAGGGAGATTAATCGACATCCCCAGCAACTTATTTTGCATATTTGGCCCATGGCAAAAACAGTTATTTTAGGAATGTTAGATCGACAGCTGCCTTATATAGAACTGGCGAAGCTAGCACTTCAAGAAAAAGGTTATCTTCCGGTTGTACGCAATATTGGCGGTCTAGCTGTTGTGGCAGATGAAGGGATTTTAAATTTTTCACTCATTATTCCAGATCAATTTTCAGAACGGATTAGCATTGCAACTGCCTATTTGATGATGGTTGATCTTATTAGGGCAACCTTTTCAGATTATTATCAGGCGATTGACTATGTGGAGATTGAAAGGTCTTATTGCCCCGGTAATTATGATTTGAGTATTGCAGGCCGAAAATTTGCAGGTATTGCTCAGCGTCGGATTAAAGACGGTATAGTCGTTTCCATTTACTTAAGTGTTTGTGGTGACCAAACAGCTCGTGGAGAATTAATCAAAACATTTTATGACACTGGTAAACAAGGAAAACCAACAAAGGTTCATTACCCAAATATTGATCCAGAATGTATGGCTAATCTCTCAGAACTCCTAGGGACGCCATTTACAGTAGGTGACGTTACTGAACGTTTACAACTGACCTTGAGACAACTTGGATTTTCTCTGTCACAACAGTCTCCAAGCCAAGCTCTGATGGGTGAATATGATGCCATTTATGAGCGTATGCAAGCAGAAGTGTCTAGAAAGGAAGCCTGA
- a CDS encoding phosphopantothenate--cysteine ligase, with amino-acid sequence MKLLITSGGTTEPIDAVRGITNHSTGQLGKLVAETFLKHQHEVTLVTTKAAVKPAASDKLTIIEIKTVKDLMTVLEEQVPYHDLLIHSMAVSDYTPVYMTDLEEVAQAENLDSFLTHQNGEQKISSHSEHQVLFLKKTPKVIAYVKKWNPQIRLIGFKLLVNVSEEELVKVARESLRKNKADYILANDLANIQPGQHKALLVSEKEVVAANTKEAIASLLYERVVGND; translated from the coding sequence ATGAAATTATTAATCACATCAGGCGGTACAACCGAGCCAATTGATGCCGTCAGAGGTATCACCAATCATTCAACCGGGCAACTTGGCAAATTAGTTGCTGAAACATTTTTAAAACATCAGCATGAGGTGACGTTGGTGACAACTAAGGCAGCTGTCAAACCAGCAGCTTCTGATAAGCTAACCATTATTGAAATCAAGACAGTTAAAGACTTGATGACTGTTTTAGAAGAGCAAGTTCCCTATCATGATCTCCTTATCCATAGTATGGCCGTTTCCGACTACACCCCTGTCTACATGACAGATCTCGAAGAGGTGGCTCAAGCAGAGAATCTTGATAGTTTTTTAACGCATCAAAATGGAGAACAAAAAATCTCATCACACTCCGAACATCAGGTTCTCTTTTTGAAAAAAACACCTAAAGTTATTGCTTATGTCAAAAAATGGAATCCTCAGATAAGATTGATTGGTTTTAAATTATTGGTCAATGTTTCCGAGGAGGAATTGGTTAAGGTGGCTCGTGAAAGCCTCCGTAAAAATAAGGCCGATTATATCCTAGCTAACGATTTAGCCAACATTCAACCTGGCCAACATAAGGCGCTCCTTGTTTCAGAGAAGGAAGTGGTTGCTGCTAATACCAAAGAAGCCATTGCAAGTTTATTATATGAAAGGGTTGTTGGAAATGACTAA
- the coaC gene encoding phosphopantothenoylcysteine decarboxylase produces the protein MTKHITLAVSGSISAYKAADLTSQLVKKGHEVTVLMTEAATAFITPLTLQVLSKNPVHLDVMAENDVKIVNHIELAKQTDLFILAPASANSLAHLSYGFADNIVSSVALALPVTTPKLIAPAMNTKMYQNPITQDNIKRLSQLGFTEIPPKTSLLACGDTGPGALADLDVILEAIETTLKS, from the coding sequence ATGACTAAACACATCACTTTAGCAGTCTCAGGCAGTATTTCTGCTTATAAGGCCGCAGACTTAACGAGTCAATTGGTGAAAAAAGGGCATGAGGTTACCGTTTTAATGACAGAAGCCGCCACTGCTTTTATCACGCCTTTAACACTGCAAGTATTATCCAAAAATCCTGTTCATCTAGATGTGATGGCAGAAAATGATGTTAAGATTGTCAACCATATTGAATTGGCCAAACAAACCGACCTATTTATCCTTGCACCAGCTAGTGCCAATAGCTTAGCCCATCTTTCTTATGGATTTGCAGATAATATTGTCTCCAGTGTCGCCCTTGCATTACCAGTGACAACCCCTAAGTTAATAGCTCCAGCCATGAATACTAAAATGTACCAAAATCCGATTACCCAAGACAATATAAAACGCTTGTCTCAATTAGGTTTTACTGAAATCCCTCCTAAGACAAGCTTACTTGCTTGTGGGGATACTGGTCCTGGTGCTTTAGCTGATCTTGATGTCATTTTAGAAGCTATCGAAACGACGTTAAAATCCTAA
- a CDS encoding ECF transporter S component has translation MNRHKSSDISRVAIFFAIMLVIHFISSLVFNLWPVPIKPTLVHIPVIVASIIYGPRIGTILGGLMGVISVVTNTVVLLPTSYLFSPFVDQGNLASLMIAMVPRLLIGITPYYCYKFIHNKFGLVLSGLVGSLTNTVFVLSGIFVFFSTVFGGNIKALLATIVSTNAIVEMIISALITFTLIPTLSKLNRKLS, from the coding sequence ATGAATCGCCATAAATCATCAGATATTTCTCGAGTGGCTATCTTTTTTGCCATCATGTTAGTCATCCATTTTATCAGTAGTCTGGTATTCAACCTTTGGCCAGTACCAATCAAGCCAACATTAGTTCACATTCCAGTTATTGTCGCCTCTATTATTTATGGTCCGCGTATCGGTACCATTCTAGGTGGCTTGATGGGAGTAATCAGTGTTGTAACCAATACTGTGGTCCTTCTACCTACCAGTTATCTCTTTTCACCTTTTGTGGATCAAGGAAATTTAGCTTCTCTCATGATTGCTATGGTACCTCGTTTGTTGATTGGTATTACTCCTTATTACTGCTACAAGTTTATTCATAATAAATTTGGTTTAGTCCTTTCTGGGCTTGTGGGCTCATTGACCAATACTGTTTTTGTCTTATCGGGTATTTTCGTCTTCTTCTCAACTGTTTTTGGTGGTAATATCAAAGCTTTACTGGCAACGATTGTCTCAACAAATGCTATTGTTGAAATGATTATTTCAGCACTCATTACCTTCACTCTTATCCCAACCTTATCGAAGTTAAATCGTAAATTGTCATAA
- a CDS encoding phospho-sugar mutase codes for MTYTENYQKWLDVPDLPTYLKDELLHMDEKNKEDAFYTNLEFGTAGMRGYIGAGTNRINIYVVRQATEGLAKLVESKGETAKKAGVAIAYDSRHFSPEFAFESAQVLAAHGIKSYVFESLRPTPELSFAVRHLGAFAGIMVTASHNPAPFNGYKVYGSDGGQMPPADADALTDYIRAIDNPFAVALADLEEAKSTGLIEVIGEALDAAYLEEVKSVNINQDLIDQYGRDMKIVYTPLHGTGEMLARRALAQAGFESVQVVEAQAKPDPDFSTVASPNPESQAAFALAEELGRQVDADVLVATDPDADRLGVEIRQADGSYWNLSGNQIGALIAKYILEAHKQAGTLPENAALAKSIVSTELVTKIAESYGATMFNVLTGFKFIAEKIQEFEEKHNHTYMFGFEESFGYLIKPFVRDKDAIQAVLLVAEIAAYYRSRGLTLADGIDEIFKEYGYFAEKTISVTLSGVDGAAEIKKIMDKFRDNAPSQFNQTDIVLTEDFLAQTASSKDGQTTLTTPPSNVLKYTLADDSWFAVRPSGTEPKIKFYIATVGDTLNSAEEKIANIEAEINAFVGQ; via the coding sequence ATGACTTATACAGAAAATTATCAAAAATGGCTTGATGTTCCTGATCTGCCGACCTATCTAAAAGATGAATTGCTCCATATGGATGAAAAAAACAAAGAAGATGCTTTTTACACAAACCTTGAATTTGGAACAGCTGGTATGCGTGGTTATATTGGTGCTGGGACAAACCGTATTAATATCTATGTGGTTCGTCAAGCAACAGAAGGCCTTGCCAAATTAGTTGAATCAAAAGGCGAAACAGCCAAAAAAGCTGGGGTTGCTATTGCCTATGACTCACGACATTTTTCACCAGAATTCGCTTTCGAATCTGCCCAAGTATTAGCGGCCCATGGCATTAAATCTTATGTTTTTGAAAGCCTACGCCCTACTCCTGAGCTGTCTTTTGCTGTTCGTCATCTCGGAGCATTTGCTGGTATTATGGTAACTGCTAGTCATAACCCTGCTCCTTTTAATGGTTATAAAGTTTACGGTTCTGATGGTGGGCAAATGCCTCCAGCTGATGCTGATGCTTTAACTGACTATATTCGTGCGATTGATAACCCATTTGCTGTAGCCCTTGCTGACTTAGAAGAAGCTAAATCAACTGGTCTTATTGAAGTAATTGGTGAAGCCCTCGATGCTGCCTACCTTGAAGAGGTTAAAAGCGTTAATATCAACCAAGATTTGATTGACCAATACGGTCGTGACATGAAAATTGTCTACACACCCCTTCATGGTACTGGAGAAATGCTAGCACGTCGCGCTTTAGCACAAGCTGGTTTCGAATCTGTTCAAGTTGTCGAAGCTCAAGCAAAACCAGACCCAGACTTCTCAACAGTTGCATCACCAAACCCTGAAAGTCAAGCTGCCTTTGCCTTAGCTGAAGAACTAGGGCGTCAAGTCGATGCTGATGTATTAGTGGCGACTGATCCTGATGCTGACCGTCTCGGTGTTGAAATTCGTCAAGCTGATGGCAGTTATTGGAACCTTTCTGGTAACCAAATCGGTGCTCTTATCGCCAAATACATTTTAGAAGCTCACAAACAAGCTGGGACTCTCCCAGAGAATGCTGCATTAGCAAAATCAATAGTATCAACTGAATTAGTCACCAAAATTGCGGAAAGCTATGGTGCAACCATGTTTAACGTGTTAACAGGTTTCAAATTCATCGCTGAGAAAATCCAAGAATTTGAGGAAAAACATAACCATACCTACATGTTTGGGTTTGAAGAAAGCTTTGGTTACCTTATTAAACCGTTTGTTCGTGACAAAGATGCTATTCAAGCTGTTCTCCTCGTTGCTGAAATTGCAGCTTATTATCGTTCGCGAGGCCTAACTCTAGCTGATGGTATCGATGAAATCTTTAAAGAGTATGGTTACTTTGCCGAAAAAACCATTTCAGTTACCCTATCAGGTGTCGATGGTGCTGCTGAAATTAAGAAAATTATGGATAAATTCCGTGACAATGCCCCAAGTCAATTTAACCAAACTGATATTGTGCTAACAGAGGATTTCCTTGCACAAACTGCAAGTTCTAAAGATGGCCAGACAACGTTAACAACTCCTCCAAGTAATGTCTTGAAATATACATTAGCAGATGATAGTTGGTTCGCAGTTAGACCATCTGGCACTGAACCAAAAATTAAATTCTATATCGCTACAGTAGGTGATACCCTTAACAGTGCTGAAGAAAAAATTGCTAATATTGAAGCGGAAATCAACGCTTTTGTTGGTCAATAA
- a CDS encoding ABC transporter permease: MSLVTIFALLVSSMLIYATPLIFTSIGGTFSERSGVVNVGLEGIMVMGAFSGIVFNLEFAQTFGKATPWMAVLVGGIVGLIFSLIHALATINFRADHIVSGTVLNLLAPSFAVFLVKVMYGKGQTDNIQQSFGKFDFPGLSQIPVIGDIFFKNTSLVGYLAVAFSFLAWFVLYKTRFGLRLRSVGEHPQAADTLGINVYLMKYYGVMISGFLGGIGGAVYAQSISVNFAVTTILGPGFIALAAMIFGKWNPVGAMLSSLFFGLSQSLAVIGAQLPVLEKIPTVYLQIAPYVVTIVILAAFFGQAVAPKADGVNYIKSK, encoded by the coding sequence ATGAGTTTAGTAACGATTTTTGCCTTATTGGTGTCATCTATGCTTATTTATGCAACACCACTCATTTTCACAAGTATTGGGGGAACTTTCTCAGAACGTTCTGGTGTTGTTAACGTCGGTTTAGAAGGTATTATGGTTATGGGAGCCTTCTCAGGAATTGTCTTTAACCTTGAATTTGCTCAAACGTTTGGAAAAGCAACGCCTTGGATGGCCGTTTTAGTCGGTGGTATTGTTGGTTTGATTTTCTCTTTGATTCATGCTTTAGCAACCATCAACTTTAGAGCTGACCACATTGTCAGTGGTACAGTATTGAACTTGTTAGCGCCTTCCTTTGCGGTCTTCTTGGTTAAAGTGATGTATGGTAAGGGACAAACGGATAATATTCAACAATCTTTTGGGAAATTCGATTTCCCAGGTCTATCACAAATTCCTGTGATTGGTGATATTTTCTTTAAAAATACTAGTCTAGTTGGTTATCTTGCAGTTGCCTTCTCATTCCTTGCTTGGTTTGTTCTTTACAAAACAAGATTTGGTTTACGCTTACGTTCAGTTGGTGAGCACCCACAGGCAGCAGATACACTTGGTATTAATGTTTATTTAATGAAATACTATGGTGTGATGATCTCAGGTTTCCTAGGGGGAATCGGTGGAGCTGTTTATGCTCAGTCAATCTCAGTTAACTTTGCCGTAACAACTATCTTAGGTCCTGGATTTATCGCTTTGGCAGCTATGATCTTTGGTAAATGGAATCCAGTTGGCGCTATGCTATCTAGTCTTTTCTTTGGTTTATCGCAAAGTTTAGCAGTTATTGGAGCACAATTGCCAGTATTGGAAAAAATTCCAACCGTTTACTTGCAAATTGCACCATATGTTGTCACTATCGTTATCCTGGCAGCCTTTTTTGGACAAGCTGTTGCTCCAAAAGCGGATGGTGTCAATTACATCAAATCAAAATAA
- a CDS encoding ABC transporter permease, translated as MSKNAQKIAVPMISVLLGFLLGAIIMFIFGYDPIWGYEGLFQIAFGSVKNIGEIFRAMGPLILIALGFTVASRAGFFNVGLSGQALAGWIAAGWFALVNPDMPRPLMIIMTVLIGMIAGGIAGAIPGILRAYLGTSEVIVTIMMNYIILYVGNAIIQKGYPESVKQSIDSTIQVSDNASYQTHWLSALTNNSRINIGIFFAIVAIAVIWFLLNKTTLGFEIRSVGLNPHASEYAGMSSKRTIILSMIISGALAGLGGVVEGLGTFENVFVQGSSLAVGFDGMAVSLLAANSPIGIFFSSFLFGVLNIGAPGMNIAGIPPELVKVVTASIIFFVGAHYLIERYIIRPKKLVKGGK; from the coding sequence ATGTCTAAAAATGCACAAAAAATTGCTGTGCCAATGATTTCCGTCTTATTAGGATTTTTACTTGGCGCCATTATCATGTTTATCTTTGGCTACGACCCAATTTGGGGTTACGAAGGCCTGTTCCAAATCGCTTTTGGTAGTGTCAAAAATATCGGGGAGATTTTCCGAGCAATGGGGCCACTGATTCTAATTGCACTCGGATTTACAGTTGCTAGTCGCGCTGGTTTCTTCAACGTCGGATTATCAGGTCAAGCCTTAGCAGGTTGGATTGCTGCCGGATGGTTTGCATTAGTTAATCCAGACATGCCGCGCCCTCTTATGATTATCATGACTGTTTTAATTGGTATGATTGCTGGAGGAATTGCGGGCGCTATTCCAGGTATTTTGAGAGCTTACCTTGGTACCAGTGAAGTTATTGTTACCATCATGATGAACTATATTATTCTTTATGTTGGTAATGCTATCATTCAAAAAGGATATCCGGAAAGTGTCAAACAAAGTATTGACTCAACGATTCAGGTGAGCGATAATGCAAGTTACCAAACTCACTGGTTATCTGCTTTAACAAACAACTCGCGGATTAATATTGGTATTTTCTTTGCCATTGTAGCTATTGCAGTGATTTGGTTCTTGTTGAACAAAACAACACTTGGATTTGAAATTCGTTCGGTAGGGCTTAACCCACATGCCTCAGAATACGCAGGGATGTCATCAAAACGTACTATCATTTTATCAATGATTATCTCTGGAGCCCTAGCAGGTCTTGGAGGAGTGGTTGAAGGACTAGGAACCTTTGAAAATGTCTTTGTTCAAGGATCTTCTTTAGCAGTTGGTTTTGATGGTATGGCGGTAAGCTTGCTTGCAGCAAATTCTCCAATCGGTATTTTCTTCTCTTCATTCTTATTTGGTGTCTTAAATATTGGCGCTCCAGGAATGAATATTGCAGGTATTCCACCAGAACTTGTTAAGGTAGTGACCGCTTCCATCATCTTCTTTGTTGGTGCCCATTACCTCATTGAACGTTACATTATTCGCCCTAAAAAATTAGTGAAAGGTGGTAAATAA
- a CDS encoding ABC transporter ATP-binding protein — MTQHVIEMREITKKFGDFVANDHINLNVRKGEIHALLGENGAGKSTLMNMLAGLLEPTSGEIVINEKPVLIDSPSKSAKLGIGMVHQHFMLVEAFTVAENIILGNEKVKNGRLDLKQASKEIKELSEKYGLAINPSAKVADISVGAQQRVEILKTLYRGADILIFDEPTAVLTPAEIQELMGIMRNLVKEGKSIVLITHKLDEIRAVADRVTVIRRGKSIQTVDVAGATSKDLAKMMVGRSVSFTTTKKPSEPKDIVLSIKNLEVDENRGVPAVKGLSLDVRAGEIVGIAGIDGNGQSELIQAITGLRKVKSGSIMIKNQEVTHLTSRKITELSVGHVPEDRHRDGLVLDLSLAENTALQTYYKEPLSKNGILNYNKINEYARNLMSEFDVRGANELVPARGFSGGNQQKAIIAREVDRDPDLLIVSQPTRGLDVGAIEYIHKRLIEERDKGKAVLVVSFELDEILNLSDRIAVIHDGKIQGIVLPQDTNKQELGILMAGGSIHEEESHV, encoded by the coding sequence ATGACACAGCATGTCATTGAAATGAGAGAAATCACGAAAAAATTTGGTGATTTTGTTGCAAATGACCACATTAATTTGAATGTCAGAAAAGGTGAGATTCATGCCTTGTTGGGTGAAAATGGGGCAGGTAAATCAACTTTGATGAATATGCTAGCTGGTCTCTTGGAGCCAACTAGTGGAGAAATTGTCATTAATGAAAAGCCAGTTCTGATTGATTCGCCGTCTAAATCCGCTAAACTTGGTATCGGAATGGTCCATCAGCACTTTATGCTGGTAGAAGCCTTTACAGTTGCAGAAAATATTATTTTAGGTAACGAAAAGGTGAAAAACGGTCGCTTGGATCTTAAACAAGCATCGAAAGAAATTAAAGAACTGTCTGAAAAATATGGCCTTGCAATCAATCCGTCAGCTAAAGTTGCTGATATTTCAGTTGGAGCTCAACAACGTGTTGAGATTTTAAAAACCTTGTATCGCGGTGCAGATATCTTGATTTTTGATGAGCCTACAGCTGTTTTAACGCCAGCTGAGATTCAAGAATTAATGGGCATCATGCGCAATTTGGTTAAAGAAGGCAAATCAATTGTCTTAATCACACACAAGTTAGATGAAATTAGAGCTGTTGCGGATCGAGTTACGGTTATTCGCCGTGGTAAGAGTATTCAAACAGTTGATGTAGCTGGTGCGACTTCAAAAGATTTAGCGAAAATGATGGTTGGGCGTTCTGTTTCATTTACAACGACTAAAAAACCATCTGAACCTAAGGACATTGTTTTGTCTATTAAAAATCTAGAAGTAGATGAAAACCGTGGGGTTCCAGCAGTTAAAGGCTTGTCTTTGGATGTAAGGGCAGGTGAAATCGTTGGTATTGCAGGTATTGATGGTAATGGTCAATCAGAATTAATTCAGGCTATCACTGGTCTTCGTAAGGTGAAATCAGGGAGTATCATGATTAAAAATCAAGAAGTAACACATTTGACTTCTCGAAAAATCACTGAGTTATCAGTAGGACATGTCCCAGAAGACCGTCATAGAGATGGTTTGGTGTTGGATTTATCACTAGCTGAAAACACAGCCTTGCAAACCTACTACAAAGAACCGCTAAGTAAAAATGGTATTCTAAACTATAATAAAATCAATGAATACGCCCGTAACTTGATGAGTGAATTTGATGTTCGTGGTGCTAATGAACTGGTTCCTGCTCGAGGGTTTTCAGGTGGTAACCAACAAAAAGCTATCATTGCTCGTGAGGTAGACCGCGATCCTGATTTATTGATTGTTAGCCAACCAACACGTGGGCTAGATGTTGGAGCTATTGAATATATCCATAAGCGTCTGATCGAAGAACGTGATAAAGGCAAAGCTGTTCTCGTCGTTAGTTTTGAACTTGATGAAATATTGAATTTATCAGACCGTATTGCAGTTATTCATGATGGTAAAATTCAAGGTATCGTATTACCACAAGATACTAACAAGCAAGAACTTGGTATCTTGATGGCTGGTGGTTCAATTCATGAGGAGGAAAGTCATGTCTAA
- a CDS encoding BMP family lipoprotein, with the protein MNKKFIGLGLASVALLGLAACGNRGASKGGEAGKTDLKVAMVTDTGGVDDKSFNQSAWEGLQAWGKEMGLKKGAGFDYFQSTSESEYATNLDTAISSGYQVVYGIGFALKDAIAKAAGDNDGVQFVIIDDVIEGKDNVASVTFADHEAAYLAGIAAAKTTKTKTVGFVGGMEGTVITRFEKGFEAGVKSVDDSIQIKVDYAGSFGDAAKGKTIAAAQYAAGADVIYQVAGGTGAGVFNEAKAVNEKRDEADKVWAIGVDRDQKDEGKYTSKDGKEANFVLASSIKEVGKAVQLINKQVADKKFPGGKTTVYGLKDGGVEIATTNVSKEALKAIEEAKAKIKSGDIKVPEK; encoded by the coding sequence ATGAACAAGAAATTTATTGGTCTTGGTTTAGCTTCAGTAGCTTTACTAGGTTTAGCTGCTTGTGGTAACCGTGGTGCTTCTAAAGGTGGAGAAGCAGGGAAAACTGATTTAAAAGTTGCAATGGTTACTGATACTGGTGGTGTTGATGATAAATCATTCAACCAATCAGCTTGGGAAGGTTTACAAGCTTGGGGTAAAGAAATGGGCCTTAAAAAAGGTGCTGGTTTTGATTACTTCCAATCTACAAGTGAATCTGAGTATGCAACTAACCTTGATACAGCAATTTCAAGCGGCTACCAAGTTGTTTATGGTATCGGTTTTGCTTTGAAAGATGCTATTGCCAAAGCAGCTGGCGACAATGACGGTGTTCAATTCGTTATCATCGATGACGTAATTGAAGGTAAAGACAATGTTGCAAGTGTTACTTTCGCCGATCACGAAGCAGCTTACCTTGCAGGTATTGCAGCAGCAAAAACCACTAAAACTAAAACTGTTGGTTTTGTAGGTGGTATGGAAGGTACTGTTATTACTCGTTTTGAAAAAGGATTTGAAGCAGGTGTTAAATCTGTTGATGATTCCATCCAAATCAAAGTAGATTATGCTGGATCATTCGGTGATGCTGCTAAAGGTAAAACAATTGCAGCAGCTCAATACGCAGCAGGTGCAGATGTTATCTATCAAGTAGCAGGTGGAACTGGAGCAGGTGTCTTCAACGAAGCGAAAGCTGTTAACGAAAAACGTGACGAAGCTGATAAAGTTTGGGCAATCGGTGTTGACCGTGACCAAAAAGATGAAGGAAAATACACTTCTAAAGATGGTAAAGAAGCAAACTTTGTACTTGCATCATCAATCAAAGAAGTTGGTAAAGCTGTTCAGTTGATCAACAAACAAGTAGCAGATAAAAAATTCCCAGGTGGAAAAACAACTGTTTACGGTTTGAAAGATGGTGGTGTTGAAATCGCAACTACAAATGTTTCAAAAGAAGCTCTTAAAGCTATCGAAGAAGCGAAAGCAAAAATTAAATCTGGTGACATTAAAGTTCCTGAAAAATAA
- a CDS encoding cytidine deaminase, whose amino-acid sequence MVATDLVSLAIDASKHAYVPYSHFPIGAALKTKDGTIYTGCNIENASFGLTNCGERTAIFKAVSDGHKELAEIAIYGETQEPVSPCGACRQVMVEFFEPSSLVTLIAQNGQTLETTVGDLLPYSFTDLS is encoded by the coding sequence ATGGTGGCTACTGATTTAGTTTCTTTAGCTATTGATGCCAGTAAACACGCTTATGTTCCTTATTCCCACTTCCCTATTGGTGCAGCCTTAAAAACAAAAGATGGCACAATCTATACTGGTTGTAACATTGAAAATGCTAGTTTTGGATTAACCAATTGTGGTGAGCGGACAGCTATTTTTAAAGCTGTTTCTGACGGGCATAAAGAGCTGGCAGAAATTGCGATTTATGGTGAAACACAGGAACCTGTTTCTCCTTGCGGTGCTTGTCGACAAGTAATGGTTGAGTTCTTTGAACCAAGCTCTCTTGTTACCTTAATTGCCCAAAATGGTCAAACCCTTGAAACGACTGTTGGTGATTTACTTCCCTATTCATTTACAGATTTATCATAA
- the deoC gene encoding deoxyribose-phosphate aldolase produces the protein MKINKYIDHTLLKADSVQSQFDQLIDEAKTYDFASVCVNPCWVAYAAEALKDSDVKVCTVVGFPLGATTSATKAFETKDAIANGADEIDMVINIGLLKQGDDQAVEDDIRAVVEASGDKLVKVIIEACLLTDEEKVRACQLAVKAGVDFVKTSTGFSTGGATISDVKLMRQTVGSDIGVKAAGGARSLEDAMAFIEAGATRIGTSAGVTIMKGEVANGGY, from the coding sequence ATGAAAATTAATAAATACATCGACCATACGTTGCTAAAAGCAGATAGCGTTCAATCACAATTTGATCAATTGATTGATGAAGCAAAGACTTATGATTTTGCTAGTGTCTGTGTGAATCCATGTTGGGTTGCTTATGCTGCGGAAGCACTAAAAGATTCTGATGTTAAAGTTTGTACCGTTGTCGGTTTTCCTCTAGGAGCAACAACATCAGCAACTAAAGCTTTTGAAACAAAAGATGCAATTGCAAATGGCGCTGACGAAATTGACATGGTGATTAATATTGGTCTTTTGAAACAAGGCGATGATCAAGCTGTTGAAGATGATATACGAGCTGTTGTTGAAGCAAGTGGGGACAAACTTGTGAAAGTCATCATTGAAGCTTGCCTTCTAACAGATGAAGAGAAAGTTAGAGCATGCCAATTGGCTGTTAAAGCAGGCGTTGATTTTGTTAAAACATCCACAGGATTTTCAACTGGTGGAGCAACAATCTCAGATGTTAAATTGATGCGTCAAACAGTCGGTTCTGATATCGGCGTTAAGGCTGCTGGTGGTGCGCGTTCGTTAGAAGACGCTATGGCATTTATCGAAGCAGGTGCTACTCGTATTGGAACGTCTGCTGGCGTAACCATTATGAAAGGTGAAGTTGCAAATGGTGGCTACTGA